From one Streptomyces sp. ICC1 genomic stretch:
- a CDS encoding antibiotic biosynthesis monooxygenase, giving the protein MAVIDTSEQTVPEDSGEVSLLIARQVEPGHEENFEAWAHGILETAATFPDHLGYGLFRPAREGGPWFLVHRFRDHAAFQRWQDSAERAEWFSNCLGHHHTEIARRELHGMETWFAKPGTARPAPPRWKMAISSGLAIFPISLAGNALLGPYLVNLHFVLRTAAFAVVFSTLMTYVAMPAISKLLRPWLTRGQ; this is encoded by the coding sequence ATGGCCGTCATCGACACGAGTGAGCAGACCGTCCCGGAAGACAGCGGGGAGGTCAGCCTGCTGATCGCCCGCCAGGTGGAGCCGGGGCACGAGGAGAACTTCGAGGCCTGGGCCCACGGCATCCTGGAGACGGCCGCGACCTTCCCCGACCACCTGGGCTACGGGCTGTTCCGCCCGGCCAGGGAGGGCGGTCCGTGGTTCCTCGTGCACCGCTTCCGCGACCACGCGGCCTTCCAGCGGTGGCAGGACTCCGCCGAGCGCGCCGAGTGGTTCTCCAACTGCCTCGGCCACCACCACACCGAGATAGCCCGGCGCGAACTGCACGGCATGGAGACGTGGTTCGCGAAGCCGGGTACGGCCCGGCCCGCGCCGCCGCGCTGGAAGATGGCGATCAGCTCCGGGCTGGCCATCTTCCCGATCTCGCTCGCGGGCAACGCGCTGCTCGGGCCGTACCTGGTGAACCTGCACTTCGTGTTGCGGACGGCCGCCTTCGCCGTCGTCTTCAGCACCCTGATGACCTACGTGGCCA